In one window of Haloimpatiens sp. FM7315 DNA:
- a CDS encoding DUF1659 domain-containing protein, protein MAVKENKLESSMVLKKVVDTVDGKDKFRSQKFSKIKSEADSKDIYDIAMLMSSLIMYPVKEILREDQSLVVNE, encoded by the coding sequence ATGGCAGTAAAAGAGAATAAACTAGAGAGTTCAATGGTTTTGAAAAAGGTAGTAGATACAGTGGATGGAAAGGATAAGTTTAGAAGTCAAAAATTTTCAAAGATAAAATCAGAAGCAGATAGTAAAGACATCTATGATATAGCAATGCTTATGTCATCATTAATTATGTATCCAGTAAAAGAAATACTAAGAGAAGACCAAAGCTTAGTCGTAAATGAATAA
- a CDS encoding DUF2922 domain-containing protein has product MNKDLVMQFMDESKKKVSLRLKDVKNDVSEKEISDLMDLIIQKIFLFLEAEI; this is encoded by the coding sequence ATGAATAAAGATTTAGTGATGCAATTTATGGATGAAAGTAAGAAAAAAGTGTCCTTAAGACTTAAGGACGTAAAAAATGACGTATCTGAAAAAGAAATAAGTGATTTAATGGATCTTATAATCCAAAAAATATTTTTATTTTTGGAAGCGGAGATTTAA
- a CDS encoding PdaC/SigV domain-containing protein has protein sequence MKILNKIIKYQNKYIDVELKIPHVSGHWNKDVEKAINNRISNEVINFKNQLEKEAKELEAESSKAGFEYHKYEAKTTYQVHQDKDGLLSLTLNKYIYTGGAHGNTEKVAYNIDLNTGKDIRLGDLFNKGVDYRNLISKSINKSMKENKEKYFEEVNIQSEDIKFHKDFYLSSSKLVVFYQLYEIAPYSSGIPEFKVELPKGALKAKITSINAPIKVEDKYSNESEAFSGKISENINEPVFSGLLNKKLQDKINKEVKDEILKSKAEIEKEAMDYYNSISQKEKEESKGPKYEFQVGYNVTEASDDVLSFSINYYSYTGGANGMPEKSYYNIDLKTGKRIEFKDLFKKSVDYKKVINSKINKEIAKNSVDYFKGKAGFITVKDNQKFYLYNGNLVVEFSKYEIAPGSTGMPKFVIPFSEIKNILK, from the coding sequence GTGAAAATTCTTAATAAAATTATTAAATACCAAAATAAATATATAGATGTTGAACTTAAAATTCCGCATGTTTCTGGACATTGGAACAAAGATGTTGAAAAAGCAATAAATAATAGAATTTCAAATGAGGTAATTAATTTTAAAAACCAATTAGAGAAGGAAGCAAAAGAATTAGAGGCAGAGTCTAGTAAAGCTGGTTTTGAATATCATAAATATGAAGCAAAAACAACTTACCAGGTACATCAGGATAAAGATGGTTTATTAAGTCTTACTTTAAATAAATATATATATACTGGTGGGGCACACGGAAATACTGAAAAAGTAGCATATAATATAGATTTAAACACTGGCAAAGATATAAGATTAGGAGATTTATTTAATAAAGGTGTAGACTATAGAAATTTAATTTCAAAGAGCATAAATAAATCAATGAAAGAAAATAAAGAAAAATATTTTGAAGAAGTTAATATTCAAAGTGAAGATATAAAATTTCACAAAGATTTTTATCTAAGTTCTTCAAAATTAGTGGTTTTCTATCAATTGTATGAAATTGCTCCTTATTCTTCAGGAATACCAGAATTTAAAGTTGAACTTCCTAAAGGAGCGTTAAAAGCTAAGATTACTTCAATTAATGCGCCTATAAAAGTAGAAGATAAATATAGTAATGAATCAGAAGCTTTTTCGGGAAAAATTTCAGAAAATATCAATGAACCTGTATTTTCAGGACTTTTAAATAAAAAGCTTCAAGATAAAATCAATAAAGAAGTTAAAGACGAAATTTTGAAATCAAAAGCTGAAATTGAAAAAGAGGCTATGGATTATTACAACAGTATTTCACAGAAAGAAAAAGAAGAATCCAAGGGTCCTAAATATGAGTTTCAGGTCGGGTACAATGTAACAGAAGCTTCTGATGATGTTTTAAGCTTTAGTATTAATTATTATAGTTATACTGGCGGGGCCAATGGTATGCCAGAAAAGAGTTATTATAATATAGATTTAAAAACTGGGAAAAGAATTGAATTTAAAGATTTATTTAAAAAAAGTGTAGATTATAAGAAAGTTATAAATTCAAAAATCAATAAAGAAATAGCTAAGAACTCTGTAGATTATTTCAAGGGAAAAGCTGGATTTATAACTGTGAAAGATAATCAGAAATTCTATTTATATAATGGGAATCTAGTAGTTGAATTTTCAAAATATGAAATAGCCCCAGGATCAACAGGAATGCCAAAATTCGTAATTCCATTTTCTGAAATAAAAAATATACTTAAGTAA
- a CDS encoding amino acid ABC transporter substrate-binding protein, producing the protein MKKISCILSVTLILSTLLLGCGSTKEKVNSMEAIKEKGKFVVGLDDSFPPMGFRDDNGEIAGFDIDLAKEVAKRIGVKVEFKSVDWDGVVLSLKNKDIDVIWNGLTITDERKEKIGFSKAYLKNRQIIMVNKNSVIESKMDLSKKSIGVQMGSSSEEALNSEKDVVSSLKDVKKYSNNTEALLDLKAGRIDAVVIDEVVGRYYMTKKPLTYEVLEDNFGEEEYGVGYRKEDKEFGEAIDKALDEMKKDGTMDEIYKRWFKEK; encoded by the coding sequence ATGAAGAAGATTAGTTGTATTTTATCGGTAACTTTGATTTTAAGTACATTATTATTAGGTTGTGGAAGTACCAAAGAAAAAGTTAATTCCATGGAGGCTATAAAAGAAAAGGGAAAGTTTGTAGTTGGACTTGACGATAGCTTTCCGCCTATGGGATTTAGAGATGATAATGGAGAAATTGCTGGATTTGATATAGATTTGGCTAAAGAGGTTGCAAAGAGAATTGGAGTAAAGGTTGAATTTAAATCAGTAGATTGGGATGGAGTAGTTTTAAGTCTTAAAAATAAGGACATAGATGTTATTTGGAATGGACTTACCATTACTGATGAAAGAAAAGAAAAAATAGGGTTTTCAAAAGCCTATCTTAAAAATAGACAGATAATAATGGTTAATAAAAATTCTGTTATAGAGAGCAAAATGGACTTATCTAAAAAGTCCATTGGAGTGCAAATGGGAAGTAGTAGTGAAGAAGCTTTAAATTCTGAGAAAGATGTAGTTAGTTCATTGAAAGACGTGAAAAAATATTCTAATAATACTGAAGCTCTTTTGGATTTAAAAGCAGGTCGTATTGACGCGGTTGTTATTGATGAAGTAGTTGGTAGATATTATATGACAAAGAAGCCTTTAACCTATGAAGTTTTGGAAGATAATTTTGGAGAAGAAGAGTATGGAGTTGGATATAGAAAAGAAGATAAAGAATTTGGAGAAGCTATAGATAAGGCTTTAGATGAAATGAAAAAAGATGGTACCATGGATGAAATATACAAAAGATGGTTTAAAGAAAAGTAG
- a CDS encoding HD domain-containing protein, whose product MDDDTVVAGIIHDAVEQEYLSLEEVEEIFGFKVKRIVEKVYIADKYKKGEDYKVRKKRTLDYLREEASPEFKFVTCADRLSNIKMMEDEYKTVGEKLWERYEEGYANRKWYYQSLIVSLSQISNYDMYDEFVKRVQRLLERYQLLSL is encoded by the coding sequence ATGGATGATGATACTGTAGTAGCTGGTATAATACATGATGCTGTAGAACAGGAGTATTTGTCATTAGAAGAAGTTGAAGAAATATTTGGATTTAAAGTAAAGAGAATAGTTGAAAAGGTGTATATAGCAGATAAATACAAAAAAGGTGAGGATTATAAGGTAAGGAAGAAACGAACACTTGATTATTTAAGAGAAGAGGCGTCACCTGAATTTAAATTTGTAACTTGTGCTGATAGGCTTAGTAACATTAAAATGATGGAGGATGAGTATAAAACAGTTGGAGAAAAACTTTGGGAAAGATATGAAGAAGGTTATGCAAACAGAAAATGGTATTATCAAAGCTTAATTGTAAGTTTATCTCAAATTTCAAATTATGATATGTATGATGAATTTGTGAAAAGAGTTCAAAGACTTTTGGAGAGATACCAGCTTCTATCTTTATAA
- a CDS encoding amino acid ABC transporter ATP-binding protein: MSIISLKGVYKNFGEVEVLKNINLDVKKGEIISIIGPSGSGKSTLLRSVIKLEKINQGSIKVHDNYIDKIEDAKGFKPSKEGISKTLKTMGMVFQNFNLFPHKTVIENIIEAPLVVGKIKKSQAYEAAENLLLKVGLLDKKDSFEKELSGGQKQRVAIARALAMNPDIMLFDEPTSALDPELVREVLTVIKDLAYESKMTMIIVTHEIPFAMEISDRIVFMDRGEIIQDSSPVEIKNTNNIRIKEFLNRVM, from the coding sequence GTGAGTATAATTAGTCTTAAAGGTGTTTATAAAAATTTCGGAGAAGTTGAAGTTTTAAAAAATATAAATTTAGATGTAAAAAAGGGAGAAATTATAAGTATAATAGGTCCTTCTGGCTCAGGCAAAAGCACTCTTTTAAGGAGTGTTATAAAACTTGAAAAAATAAACCAAGGATCTATAAAGGTACATGACAATTATATAGATAAAATAGAAGATGCAAAAGGTTTTAAACCAAGTAAGGAGGGCATAAGTAAAACTCTAAAGACTATGGGTATGGTTTTTCAAAATTTTAATCTATTTCCACATAAAACTGTTATAGAAAACATTATTGAAGCTCCTTTAGTTGTGGGAAAAATTAAAAAATCTCAGGCTTATGAAGCTGCGGAAAATCTTCTTTTGAAAGTTGGATTATTAGATAAAAAAGATAGTTTTGAAAAAGAACTTTCAGGAGGGCAAAAGCAAAGAGTTGCAATAGCAAGGGCGCTTGCCATGAATCCGGATATAATGTTATTTGATGAACCTACTTCAGCATTAGATCCAGAGCTTGTAAGAGAAGTGTTGACTGTTATAAAGGATCTAGCTTATGAAAGTAAAATGACTATGATAATAGTCACTCATGAAATTCCTTTTGCTATGGAAATAAGCGACAGAATAGTCTTTATGGATAGAGGAGAAATAATACAAGATTCATCACCGGTGGAAATAAAAAACACAAATAATATAAGAATTAAAGAGTTTTTAAATAGAGTTATGTAA
- a CDS encoding TraX family protein, translated as MAFPIFCYFISEGFFKTSNVKKYMKRLFVFALISQVPFYLAFRTGYYLNVFFTLFFGLYAVISYDRTKEIKYVWFLGMIAQVLNTDYGIYGVFMIYFFYKYHNDFRKMFKSQAILTFIFLGVLSLGATINLVISKISLEIYFSGLISIWIEAFCLLSLFLIRIYNGEKGKGLKYLFYVFYPAHLLIIAGIKKIFLL; from the coding sequence TTGGCTTTTCCTATATTTTGTTATTTTATTTCAGAGGGGTTTTTCAAAACTAGCAATGTAAAAAAGTATATGAAAAGACTTTTTGTATTTGCCCTGATATCACAAGTGCCTTTTTATCTGGCTTTTAGAACAGGATATTATTTAAATGTATTTTTTACTTTATTTTTTGGCTTATATGCTGTAATTTCATATGATAGAACGAAGGAAATAAAGTATGTATGGTTTTTGGGAATGATAGCTCAGGTTTTAAACACGGACTATGGAATCTATGGGGTTTTTATGATTTATTTTTTCTATAAATATCATAATGATTTTAGGAAAATGTTTAAAAGTCAAGCTATTTTAACTTTCATTTTTTTAGGCGTTTTAAGTTTAGGGGCTACTATAAACCTTGTAATTAGTAAAATTTCTTTGGAAATTTATTTTAGTGGACTAATAAGCATTTGGATTGAAGCTTTTTGCTTGCTTTCTTTGTTTTTAATTAGAATATACAATGGTGAAAAAGGCAAGGGCTTAAAATATTTATTTTATGTATTTTATCCAGCACATCTTCTTATAATAGCAGGCATTAAAAAAATATTTTTGCTTTAA
- a CDS encoding YitT family protein: MTLGNLLHDKKDRNGFIKRIIGVCLGSFLYALAINIFISPHKLLSGGVAGLALLVQYVSHIPSGYLVFILNIPVFILGLKKVDKDFVLFSMIGMMTMSIFLVVTKGISKYILMDDLVISTIFGAILSGAAMGIIFRNRASQGGTDIIAVILKNKNGFKISTMYFMLDAFIVVLGAFATNLKLTLYTVSLMYIKAVVIEKVIEGFDHKKIVMIVTAKEEEISSKIMTTIGRGTTYLYGEGGYTGKKKK, translated from the coding sequence ATGACTTTGGGGAATTTACTTCATGACAAAAAAGATAGAAATGGTTTTATTAAAAGAATAATAGGGGTTTGCCTTGGAAGCTTTCTTTACGCTTTGGCAATAAATATATTCATATCTCCTCACAAATTACTAAGTGGGGGAGTAGCTGGTTTAGCGTTGCTAGTGCAATATGTTTCACATATACCTTCTGGATATCTGGTTTTTATATTGAATATACCAGTTTTTATATTGGGACTTAAAAAGGTGGATAAGGACTTTGTGCTTTTTAGCATGATTGGTATGATGACTATGTCCATATTTTTAGTAGTAACTAAGGGAATTTCAAAGTACATTTTAATGGATGATCTTGTTATTTCAACTATATTTGGAGCCATACTAAGTGGGGCTGCTATGGGAATTATATTTAGAAATAGAGCTTCTCAAGGAGGAACAGACATAATTGCAGTGATTTTGAAAAACAAGAATGGCTTTAAAATATCAACAATGTATTTTATGCTAGATGCATTTATAGTAGTTCTCGGAGCCTTTGCTACGAATTTAAAGCTAACATTATATACAGTATCACTTATGTATATAAAAGCAGTTGTAATTGAAAAAGTAATCGAAGGATTTGATCACAAAAAAATAGTTATGATTGTAACTGCTAAAGAGGAAGAAATATCAAGTAAAATAATGACTACAATAGGAAGAGGTACTACTTATCTTTATGGAGAAGGCGGATATACAGGTAAGAAGAAAAAATAA
- a CDS encoding DUF2179 domain-containing protein produces the protein MTTRELNSVKKIVESVDDKALISISEAEEVQGRGFLKPAL, from the coding sequence TTGACAACTAGAGAACTTAACTCAGTTAAAAAGATAGTAGAGTCTGTAGATGATAAAGCTTTGATTTCTATATCAGAGGCTGAAGAAGTTCAAGGAAGAGGCTTTTTAAAACCAGCCTTATAA